One genomic region from Candidatus Eremiobacteraceae bacterium encodes:
- a CDS encoding response regulator transcription factor yields SAEVERIVGLELGADDYLVKPFSAREFIARVRAIMRRSGQAPPAPGRRHSAGPLTLDEDTREVTVEGRAVKLKPREFDLLALFVRNQGRVFTRDQIIETLWGFDYDGDPRTVDVHVRRLRRALGEGVAHASYLHTVHGVGYKFAAPSRTAAPA; encoded by the coding sequence CAGCGCCGAAGTCGAGCGCATCGTCGGGCTCGAGCTGGGCGCGGATGATTACCTGGTCAAGCCCTTCTCGGCGCGCGAGTTCATCGCGCGCGTGCGCGCCATCATGCGCCGATCAGGCCAAGCGCCGCCGGCGCCCGGCCGCCGCCACAGCGCGGGCCCCCTCACGCTCGATGAGGACACCCGCGAGGTGACCGTGGAGGGCCGCGCCGTCAAGCTCAAGCCGCGCGAGTTCGACTTGCTAGCGTTGTTCGTGCGCAACCAAGGCCGCGTCTTCACCCGCGATCAGATAATCGAAACGCTGTGGGGTTTTGATTACGATGGCGATCCGCGCACGGTGGACGTGCACGTTCGCCGCCTGCGCCGCGCGTTGGGCGAAGGCGTCGCACATGCGAGCTATCTCCACACGGTTCACGGCGTCGGTTATAAGTTTGCCGCCCCGAGCCGCACTGCCGCGCCGGCCTGA
- a CDS encoding ATP-binding protein, whose amino-acid sequence MAPLLALSAARRSAPLLYLELTGIERVPRSRRRRVLATYKRAVAAALRAAVGTALRRSDAIAAGPGAHCFVALLVGRAVAAPARDGVADAQLGLIAGRLRAAVRAQLLELAGAELGQSAGEIGVIAGWTVLDPVAVAQPLEDVRQAIRGAAVVARVEAQRALVLAAVTHELRTPLMSILGYAERLRDEADLTPHARAHYGGIVAREARRLHRLVESLIDTGAWTAGKLVLRRRQLDLQALVRTAWAASAAGARGSRPRLEIRGDARAAVDRERLMQVFINLLDNAARHSPKGARVSVRIARRGDTAVVAVADEGPGFSRRAAGAVGTPFAPGADGRAGLGLSIARLLVEAHGGAVTFGRGRRRGARVCVSLPCRGTRAT is encoded by the coding sequence GTGGCGCCGTTGTTGGCCCTGTCCGCCGCGCGCCGCTCGGCGCCGCTGCTCTACCTCGAGCTGACCGGCATCGAGCGCGTTCCAAGGAGCCGCCGCCGCCGGGTCTTGGCCACGTACAAACGGGCGGTTGCCGCCGCGTTGCGCGCTGCGGTCGGCACGGCGCTTCGCCGCAGCGATGCTATCGCGGCCGGACCGGGGGCGCATTGCTTCGTCGCGCTTCTGGTCGGCCGCGCGGTCGCTGCGCCTGCTCGAGATGGCGTCGCCGATGCGCAGCTCGGTCTGATCGCCGGCAGGCTGCGAGCGGCGGTGCGGGCGCAGCTGCTCGAGCTGGCCGGGGCCGAGTTAGGACAGAGTGCGGGCGAGATCGGGGTCATCGCCGGATGGACGGTGTTGGATCCGGTCGCGGTCGCGCAGCCATTAGAAGACGTGCGGCAGGCGATCCGGGGCGCCGCGGTGGTCGCGCGGGTGGAGGCGCAACGCGCGCTCGTCCTCGCGGCGGTCACGCACGAGCTTCGCACACCGCTGATGTCCATTCTGGGCTACGCGGAACGGCTGCGCGACGAGGCGGACCTCACCCCCCACGCACGCGCTCATTACGGCGGCATAGTGGCGCGCGAAGCACGACGGTTGCACCGTCTTGTCGAGAGCCTCATCGACACCGGCGCTTGGACCGCCGGCAAGCTCGTCTTACGGCGCCGACAGCTCGATCTGCAGGCGCTGGTCCGCACGGCATGGGCGGCGTCGGCTGCCGGCGCGAGAGGCAGCAGGCCGCGCTTGGAGATCCGCGGCGATGCGCGCGCCGCGGTCGACCGCGAACGGCTGATGCAAGTCTTCATCAATCTGCTCGACAACGCGGCGCGCCACTCGCCCAAGGGCGCGCGCGTAAGCGTTCGCATCGCGCGGCGCGGCGACACGGCGGTCGTGGCGGTCGCCGACGAGGGACCGGGCTTTTCGCGGCGCGCGGCAGGCGCCGTCGGCACCCCGTTCGCGCCCGGCGCCGACGGACGTGCCGGCTTAGGTCTCTCGATCGCTCGACTGCTCGTCGAGGCGCATGGCGGGGCTGTGACCTTTGGACGAGGCCGCCGGCGCGGTGCACGCGTGTGCGTCAGCCTTCCGTGTCGCGGCACGCGAGCGACATGA
- a CDS encoding glycoside hydrolase family 125 protein, whose product MEPAHIRLYWTSAFAGVLFLLTSASASARATELPAISAAAAEFHGGSTDTGQIYTQCLLSTVRYDVSFETDQTTYVITGDIGAMWLRDASAQVRPYLFFVADPEVRSMLRGVIAREAKNMLADPYANAFNRDYKVAEEKYELDSLLYPIQLAWMYWKQTHDSSVFTPEVKAAYERALGLMQLERDHTFSTYRHRELINDGKGAPTAVTGMVWTAFRPSDDPATYGYNIPEEMFAAVGLGELKEIEADVWHDNLKRDEVEALRAGIVDGINRYGIVYTPKFGYIYAYEVDGLGHSVLMDDANVPSLLSIPYMGFEPASNGIYQNTRRFVLSSDDPYYFTGKYARGVGSPHTQHGYVWPLALVMQGLTAADPEEVSNVLAELQASDTGDHLLHESFDPNNPSQFTRSNFGWPCSLYSELVLDRVMGFTPLPTPTL is encoded by the coding sequence ATGGAACCGGCCCACATCCGCCTGTACTGGACCTCGGCATTCGCCGGGGTACTTTTTTTGCTCACCTCGGCAAGCGCGTCGGCGCGTGCCACGGAGCTTCCCGCGATCTCCGCCGCGGCCGCCGAGTTCCACGGCGGCTCGACCGACACCGGGCAGATCTACACCCAATGCCTGCTCTCGACCGTGCGCTACGACGTCTCCTTTGAGACCGATCAGACGACCTACGTGATCACCGGCGACATCGGCGCCATGTGGCTGCGCGACGCGAGCGCACAGGTGCGCCCGTACCTGTTCTTCGTCGCCGATCCGGAAGTGCGCTCCATGCTTCGCGGCGTCATCGCGCGCGAAGCGAAGAACATGCTCGCCGACCCGTATGCCAACGCGTTCAATCGCGATTACAAGGTCGCCGAGGAGAAGTACGAGCTGGACTCGCTGCTGTACCCGATCCAGCTCGCCTGGATGTATTGGAAGCAGACCCACGATTCATCGGTGTTCACGCCCGAGGTCAAAGCGGCGTACGAGCGCGCGCTCGGTCTGATGCAGCTCGAGCGCGACCACACCTTCTCGACCTACCGCCATCGCGAGCTCATCAACGACGGCAAGGGCGCGCCGACAGCGGTCACCGGCATGGTATGGACGGCGTTCAGGCCGAGTGACGATCCCGCGACGTATGGCTACAACATCCCTGAAGAGATGTTCGCCGCCGTCGGTTTGGGCGAGCTCAAAGAGATCGAGGCCGACGTCTGGCACGACAATCTCAAGCGCGACGAGGTCGAGGCGCTGCGCGCCGGCATCGTCGACGGCATCAATCGCTATGGAATCGTCTACACGCCGAAATTCGGCTACATCTACGCCTACGAGGTTGATGGCTTGGGCCACAGCGTGCTCATGGACGACGCCAACGTCCCCAGTCTGCTGTCGATCCCGTACATGGGATTCGAGCCGGCTAGCAACGGCATCTACCAGAACACGCGCCGCTTCGTGCTGTCCAGCGACGATCCGTACTACTTCACCGGCAAGTATGCGCGCGGCGTGGGCAGTCCTCATACGCAGCACGGGTACGTCTGGCCGCTCGCGCTGGTGATGCAAGGTCTGACCGCCGCGGATCCAGAGGAAGTCTCAAACGTGCTCGCGGAGCTGCAGGCCTCAGATACCGGCGATCACCTGCTGCACGAATCGTTCGACCCGAACAACCCCTCGCAGTTCACGCGTTCCAACTTCGGCTGGCCTTGCTCGCTGTACTCGGAGCTGGTGCTCGACCGCGTCATGGGCTTCACGCCGCTGCCGACTCCAACCCTGTAG
- a CDS encoding adenylosuccinate synthase gives MAITLVIGAQWGDEGKGRIVDFLAAGAQVVGRFGGGANAGHTVRVGETTYKLRIVPSGVLAGAVHCIIGPGTVVSPAQFIQELRALESAGVDVSRVWLSDLAHLILPYHIEQDRASERALGAAALGTTGNGIGPAYIDRVARRGIRAGDLRDLPRCREIITRRASALARDGIEVDADAIIAELERHAPIVLPHVRDTVGILHGALRAGKRVIAEGAQGAMLDVTFGTYPYVTSSVTVAGGAGAGLGFGPTDVEHVIGVAKAYATRVGAGPFPTELQDAVGERLRERGAEFGTVTGRARRCGWIDAVALRYVAAVNGLTHLAITKLDVLDGLDEVCVCTAYEDVPTGSVPFAMAAQPKVILRRFPGWTQPTTSARSYDALPTAARTYLDALADEIGVPISYVSVGPERTQIIVRESAPLGALPLRA, from the coding sequence GTGGCAATAACCCTTGTCATCGGTGCTCAATGGGGGGATGAAGGCAAAGGGCGCATCGTCGATTTCCTCGCCGCAGGCGCCCAAGTCGTTGGGCGTTTTGGAGGCGGTGCCAATGCCGGTCACACTGTGCGCGTCGGCGAGACGACGTACAAACTGCGCATCGTGCCCAGCGGCGTGCTGGCCGGAGCGGTCCATTGCATCATCGGTCCCGGCACGGTCGTGTCGCCCGCGCAATTCATCCAGGAACTGCGCGCTCTCGAATCTGCCGGCGTCGACGTCTCGCGCGTCTGGCTGTCGGATCTGGCGCATCTCATCTTGCCCTATCATATCGAACAGGACCGCGCCTCAGAGCGCGCGCTCGGCGCCGCTGCGCTGGGCACGACAGGCAACGGCATCGGCCCCGCGTATATCGACCGAGTCGCCCGGCGCGGCATCCGCGCGGGCGATCTGCGGGATCTGCCGCGCTGTCGTGAGATCATCACGCGCCGCGCGAGTGCGCTGGCGCGCGACGGGATCGAGGTGGACGCCGATGCGATCATCGCGGAGCTTGAGCGGCACGCGCCGATCGTGCTCCCACACGTGCGCGACACCGTCGGCATTCTCCACGGGGCGCTGCGCGCCGGCAAACGCGTCATCGCCGAAGGTGCGCAAGGCGCGATGCTCGATGTCACGTTCGGCACCTATCCGTATGTCACGTCGTCGGTCACGGTCGCCGGCGGCGCGGGAGCGGGTTTGGGCTTCGGGCCGACCGACGTCGAGCACGTGATCGGGGTCGCCAAGGCATACGCGACGCGCGTCGGTGCTGGGCCGTTCCCCACCGAGCTGCAGGATGCGGTCGGCGAGCGCTTGCGCGAGCGCGGCGCCGAATTCGGCACCGTCACCGGACGTGCGCGCCGCTGCGGTTGGATCGACGCCGTCGCGTTGCGCTATGTCGCCGCCGTGAACGGCTTGACGCATCTGGCGATCACCAAGCTCGACGTGCTCGACGGCCTTGACGAGGTCTGCGTGTGCACGGCATACGAAGACGTGCCCACTGGATCCGTTCCGTTCGCCATGGCCGCCCAGCCCAAAGTAATCCTGCGTCGCTTCCCCGGTTGGACGCAGCCGACGACGAGCGCACGAAGCTACGACGCGCTGCCCACCGCCGCGCGCACCTATCTCGACGCGCTGGCGGACGAGATCGGCGTTCCCATCTCGTACGTGTCGGTCGGCCCAGAGCGGACGCAGATCATCGTGCGCGAGAGCGCGCCGCTCGGCGCGCTGCCGCTGCGGGCGTGA